The following are from one region of the Jatrophihabitans telluris genome:
- a CDS encoding CDP-alcohol phosphatidyltransferase family protein — protein MSIDDRPAADGRIGPERSYRDVVAALAAAQKPAKGAPAYSRFINRKLGRYLAAAGYKAGRTPNQITAISAMFSFTGIAVLALVRPQIWTGVLIAVCLVLGYAFDAADGQLARLRGGGSKAGEWLDHIVDSAKISGLHLAVLISCYRFFGFHRPAWLLVPVAFTLVANVSFFGMLLNDFIRREVGARRGRPVEQGAPSTLRSALVIPTDYGVLCLAFLLLGWHHAFFGVYAVLGAASAGYLLLASVKWFRDMSALDNA, from the coding sequence ATGAGCATCGACGACCGGCCGGCCGCCGACGGGCGAATCGGCCCGGAACGCAGCTACCGCGACGTGGTCGCAGCCCTGGCCGCAGCCCAGAAACCGGCCAAGGGTGCGCCCGCGTACTCGCGGTTCATCAACCGCAAGCTGGGTCGCTATCTTGCGGCGGCCGGGTACAAGGCCGGACGCACCCCGAACCAGATCACGGCGATCAGCGCCATGTTCTCCTTCACCGGGATTGCGGTACTGGCCCTGGTCCGGCCCCAGATCTGGACCGGTGTCCTCATCGCCGTCTGCCTCGTCCTGGGCTACGCCTTCGATGCCGCCGACGGGCAGCTCGCGCGACTTCGGGGCGGCGGCAGCAAGGCAGGGGAGTGGCTGGACCACATCGTCGACTCGGCCAAGATTTCCGGCCTGCATCTGGCGGTGCTGATCAGCTGTTACCGGTTCTTCGGCTTTCATCGGCCGGCCTGGTTGCTCGTTCCGGTCGCCTTCACGCTCGTGGCCAACGTGAGCTTCTTCGGCATGCTCCTCAACGATTTCATCCGACGCGAGGTCGGCGCCCGCCGCGGCCGGCCGGTCGAGCAGGGCGCTCCATCCACCTTGAGATCCGCCCTGGTGATTCCCACCGATTACGGCGTCTTGTGCCTTGCGTTCCTGCTTCTGGGCTGGCACCACGCCTTCTTCGGGGTGTACGCCGTGCTCGGTGCGGCAAGTGCCGGATATCTACTGTTAGCCAGTGTCAAATGGTTCCGGGATATGTCCGCGCTCGACAATGCGTAA
- a CDS encoding PKD domain-containing protein, giving the protein MRIVNVRSKRVIAIAAVLGLATSTVTALAISAGAAGAAVSPIADRSASTVTADALPTAQIDGVVWSQAVVGNTVYVGGQFTTARPYGSAAGVNTVSRSNLMAYDLTTGVMTSWNPGTNGVVKSVKASPDGTRVYVAGNFTTAGGANRYRIAAFDTATGSLVSSFAPVLSTQANALAVTNSTVYVGGLFTSATGAVQRNHVAAFSAGNGALLPWNPNADSNINAMVISPVGNKLIIGGSFQNVGGLPAYGLAAVDDTTGALQAWNATTASPNPVRDAGPQAAIESLTTDGTAIYGTGYVFGSGGNLEGTFSADPTTGNLNWIEDCHGDTYDAYAFAGTVYTVSHAHYCGNIGGFPQSDPWSVNQKHALAFTTQATGTIGNDPLGYYNFAGSPSPSLVNWFPDFYTGSYTGQGQAAWTVTGNDKYVVMGGEFPGVNGAAQQGLVRFAVKSIAPNAQKPRVTGAAFVPTLTSFSAGTVRVTWQSNWDRDDKTLTYKVIRDNNTANPVYTVTADSEYWNRPNLGFIDSGVTPGSTHTYRVSATDGSNNTVTGDNVSVTVSTANSSATAYSADVKADGAQHFWPLNESAGTSTSYDYIGFDDLTTNSGVTRTSGSPVTGDSGTASTFDGNTGLAVDPVAVTGPQTFSIEAWFNTTSSTGGKIVGFGNASSGLSSSYDRHIFMDGSGKVYFGVYNNNTSTVASSPGFNDGKWHHVVGTFTNTGLTLYLDGKKIGTNGATFAQDYSGYWRIGGDNSWGGDQYYDGQVADVSIYPTVLTKAQVQKHYVDAGYSLPGSTSPSDKYGKAVYSDSPDIYYRMDDAAGTPAQDVSGNNNNGTYYGNETYGVTSPVTGAGGKAVTFPGTDSSNLASGLISDPKSYTEELWFKTTTTNGGKLIGFGASPTGNSGGYDRHVYMDGDGRLNFGTWTGQTNIATSANNGYNDGAWHYLVATQGSDGMKLYVDDVLVGTNGQTNNQDYDGYWRVGGDTAWNGTSWFQGTVDEVAIYGGVLTQSQIDAHFAAASLINHAPTAVFTATPTNLSVAFDGSASSDPDGALASYSWDFGDGTGSTAVSPTHAYAASGTYTAKLTVTDGGGLTNTVSHDVTVLAANVPPTAAFTATPTGLSAAFDASASHDSDGSIVSYSWSYGDGSSDTGVTPNHTYATSGTYTVTLTVTDDRGGVDTVSHDVVVKAPNVLPTAAFAATPSKLVGSFDASASTDSDGTISSYAWNFGDGSAVQTLTTKTTSHSYATTGTYTVTLVVTDNDGGTATVSHSIVITGNQAPTPAFTSSTNGLAASFNGTGSSDADGTIATYDWDFGDGSAHGSVVSPSHTYAAGGTYTVVLTVTDNDGTAASVSHQVTVTAPNVPPTASFTATPTNLSVALDGTASTDTDGTIASYDWDFGDNSTHGTGSTVSHTYVNAGTYTVKLTVTDDKGAATSTTKSVTVTAPAGTGTVYASDAFGRTSSSGWGTADVGGPWTIGGTASNFTVGNGTASAKVTAAGSGPIASLASVSAADVDVTVDTSMDKAATGTGGAYVNLLVRRTATADYRIKEHFLAGGGLQLVITKVVSGTETILKSYTIPGASYTPGDMYRFHATATGANPTTLTATLFKTGTTEPATQISVTDGTSGLQAAGGFGIQSYLSASSTNAPVVFGYDNLRVVAPGTPVGTNNPPTAAFTSAANGLTVGFDAGTSTDSDGTIASYDWDFGDGTTHATTKAPSHTYANAGTYSVKLTVTDNGGATNSITKSLTVTAPAANQPPVAAFTSSTNGLVASFDGSTSTDDGTITGYDWNFGDNTAHGTAINPSHTYASAGTYSVTLTVTDNGNLTNAITKSVTVTAAGAQVFASDAFTRTVANGWGTADQGGAWTVATASLYNVNGSAATMAMKTAGSGPTAYLNSVSQQDAVLAVDASLDSAATGGGTYVNLVLRHSGTTDYRVKARFVAGGSVQMLVTKVVAGVETTLKSLTVSGVTYTAGDVYRIKATVSGNGTTTLSGKIWKAGTAEPALAQISTTDTEASLQRAGSFGLQSYLSGSATTLPVTAKYDNLSVTALQ; this is encoded by the coding sequence ATGCGCATTGTCAATGTCAGGTCCAAGCGGGTGATCGCCATCGCGGCGGTGCTCGGCTTGGCTACGAGCACGGTCACCGCGCTGGCGATCAGCGCGGGTGCGGCCGGGGCGGCGGTGTCGCCGATCGCGGATCGCTCTGCTTCCACGGTCACGGCCGACGCGCTGCCCACCGCGCAGATCGACGGCGTCGTCTGGTCGCAGGCGGTCGTCGGTAACACCGTCTACGTCGGCGGCCAGTTCACCACCGCCCGGCCCTACGGCTCGGCGGCCGGGGTCAACACGGTCAGCCGCAGCAACCTGATGGCCTATGACCTCACTACCGGCGTCATGACCTCGTGGAACCCGGGCACCAACGGTGTCGTGAAGTCGGTCAAGGCTTCCCCGGACGGCACCCGCGTCTACGTCGCCGGCAACTTCACCACCGCCGGTGGCGCCAACCGCTACCGCATCGCCGCCTTCGACACCGCGACCGGCAGTCTGGTGAGCAGCTTCGCACCGGTGCTCTCGACCCAGGCCAACGCGCTCGCGGTGACGAACTCCACCGTCTACGTCGGCGGCCTGTTCACCTCGGCGACCGGCGCGGTCCAGCGCAATCACGTGGCGGCCTTCAGCGCCGGCAACGGCGCGCTGCTGCCCTGGAACCCCAACGCCGACAGCAACATCAACGCGATGGTCATCTCGCCGGTCGGCAACAAGCTCATCATCGGCGGTTCCTTCCAGAACGTCGGAGGCCTGCCCGCCTACGGCCTGGCCGCCGTCGACGACACCACCGGTGCCCTGCAGGCCTGGAACGCCACGACCGCGTCCCCCAACCCGGTTCGTGACGCCGGCCCGCAGGCCGCCATCGAAAGCCTGACCACCGACGGCACCGCGATCTACGGAACCGGCTACGTCTTCGGTTCCGGCGGCAACCTCGAGGGCACGTTCTCGGCCGACCCGACGACCGGCAACCTCAACTGGATCGAGGACTGCCACGGCGACACCTACGACGCCTACGCCTTCGCCGGCACGGTCTACACCGTGAGCCACGCGCACTACTGTGGCAACATCGGCGGCTTCCCGCAGAGCGACCCGTGGTCGGTCAACCAGAAGCACGCGCTGGCCTTCACCACGCAGGCGACCGGCACCATCGGCAACGACCCGCTCGGCTACTACAACTTCGCCGGCTCACCGAGCCCGTCGCTGGTCAACTGGTTCCCGGACTTCTACACCGGCAGCTACACCGGTCAGGGCCAGGCCGCCTGGACCGTCACCGGTAATGACAAGTACGTAGTCATGGGTGGCGAGTTCCCCGGCGTCAACGGGGCGGCCCAGCAGGGTCTCGTCCGGTTCGCCGTCAAGTCGATCGCGCCGAACGCGCAGAAGCCCCGGGTCACCGGTGCCGCTTTCGTGCCGACGCTGACCTCGTTCTCCGCGGGCACCGTCCGGGTCACCTGGCAGTCCAACTGGGACCGTGACGACAAGACCCTCACGTACAAGGTCATCCGTGACAACAACACGGCCAACCCGGTCTACACGGTGACGGCGGATTCGGAGTACTGGAACCGACCTAACCTCGGGTTCATCGACTCCGGTGTGACTCCCGGATCCACCCACACCTACCGGGTCTCGGCCACCGACGGCTCCAACAACACGGTCACCGGCGACAACGTCTCGGTGACGGTGTCGACCGCCAACAGCAGCGCGACGGCCTACTCGGCCGACGTCAAGGCCGACGGTGCCCAGCACTTCTGGCCGCTGAACGAGAGCGCCGGCACCTCGACCAGCTACGACTACATCGGCTTCGACGACCTGACCACCAACAGCGGCGTGACCCGTACCTCGGGCAGCCCTGTCACCGGTGACAGCGGCACGGCCTCCACCTTCGACGGCAACACGGGTCTGGCCGTCGACCCGGTGGCCGTGACCGGCCCCCAGACCTTCTCCATCGAGGCCTGGTTCAACACGACCAGCAGCACCGGTGGAAAGATCGTGGGCTTCGGTAACGCCTCGTCCGGCTTGTCCAGCAGCTACGACCGTCACATCTTCATGGACGGCAGCGGCAAGGTGTACTTCGGTGTCTACAACAACAACACCAGCACCGTGGCCAGCTCACCGGGCTTCAACGACGGCAAGTGGCACCACGTGGTGGGTACCTTCACGAACACGGGCCTGACCCTGTACCTGGACGGCAAGAAGATCGGCACCAACGGCGCCACCTTCGCCCAGGACTACAGCGGCTACTGGCGTATCGGTGGTGACAACTCCTGGGGCGGTGACCAGTACTACGACGGTCAGGTTGCAGACGTCTCCATCTACCCGACCGTGCTGACCAAGGCCCAGGTGCAGAAGCACTACGTCGACGCCGGCTACAGCCTGCCGGGCAGCACCTCGCCGTCGGACAAGTACGGCAAGGCCGTCTACAGCGACTCGCCCGACATCTACTACCGCATGGACGACGCGGCCGGCACCCCGGCTCAGGACGTTTCCGGCAACAACAACAACGGCACCTACTACGGCAACGAGACCTACGGCGTGACCAGCCCGGTCACCGGCGCCGGCGGCAAGGCCGTGACCTTCCCCGGCACCGACAGCAGCAACCTCGCCTCGGGCCTGATCTCGGACCCGAAGTCCTACACCGAGGAGCTGTGGTTCAAGACGACCACCACCAACGGTGGCAAGCTGATCGGCTTCGGCGCCTCGCCCACCGGTAACAGCGGTGGTTACGACCGCCACGTCTACATGGACGGGGACGGCCGACTGAACTTCGGTACCTGGACCGGCCAGACCAACATCGCCACCTCGGCGAACAACGGGTACAACGACGGCGCGTGGCACTACCTGGTCGCCACGCAGGGCAGCGACGGCATGAAGCTCTACGTCGACGACGTCCTGGTGGGCACCAACGGCCAGACCAACAACCAGGACTACGACGGCTACTGGCGCGTCGGCGGCGACACGGCCTGGAACGGCACCAGCTGGTTCCAGGGCACGGTGGACGAGGTCGCGATCTACGGCGGGGTCCTGACCCAGTCGCAGATCGACGCCCACTTCGCGGCGGCGTCGCTGATCAACCACGCGCCGACGGCAGTCTTCACGGCCACCCCGACGAACCTGTCGGTCGCCTTCGACGGCTCGGCGTCCAGTGACCCGGACGGCGCGCTCGCCAGCTACTCGTGGGACTTCGGTGACGGCACCGGCAGCACCGCCGTCAGCCCGACCCACGCCTACGCGGCAAGTGGCACCTACACGGCGAAGCTGACGGTCACCGACGGTGGTGGCCTGACCAACACGGTGAGCCATGACGTCACCGTGCTGGCCGCCAACGTCCCGCCGACGGCCGCCTTCACGGCGACGCCGACCGGACTGAGCGCAGCCTTCGACGCCAGCGCCTCCCACGACTCGGACGGCTCGATCGTGAGCTACTCCTGGTCCTACGGCGATGGTTCCAGCGACACCGGCGTGACCCCGAACCACACCTACGCCACCTCGGGCACCTACACCGTCACGCTGACGGTGACCGATGACCGCGGCGGAGTGGACACGGTCAGCCACGACGTGGTCGTCAAGGCGCCGAACGTGCTGCCGACCGCAGCCTTCGCCGCAACTCCGAGCAAGCTGGTCGGTTCCTTCGACGCCTCCGCCTCGACGGACTCCGACGGCACCATCAGCAGCTACGCCTGGAACTTCGGTGACGGATCGGCCGTCCAGACGCTGACGACCAAGACGACCTCGCACAGCTACGCCACTACCGGTACCTACACGGTCACGCTGGTGGTCACGGACAACGACGGTGGTACCGCCACCGTCAGCCACAGCATCGTGATCACCGGAAACCAGGCTCCGACGCCGGCGTTCACCTCGTCCACCAACGGCCTGGCGGCATCGTTCAACGGCACCGGGTCCTCCGACGCCGACGGCACGATCGCCACCTATGACTGGGACTTCGGTGACGGCAGCGCTCATGGCTCCGTGGTCAGCCCGTCGCACACCTACGCAGCGGGCGGTACCTACACGGTCGTTCTGACGGTGACCGACAACGACGGCACAGCCGCGTCGGTGAGCCACCAGGTCACCGTGACCGCTCCGAACGTTCCGCCGACCGCTTCCTTCACGGCCACCCCGACGAACCTGTCGGTCGCCCTGGACGGAACCGCGTCAACGGACACTGACGGCACCATCGCCAGCTACGACTGGGACTTCGGTGACAACAGCACCCACGGCACCGGCAGCACCGTGTCGCACACCTACGTCAACGCCGGTACCTACACGGTCAAGCTGACCGTGACCGACGACAAGGGCGCGGCAACCAGCACGACGAAGTCGGTGACGGTGACCGCCCCGGCGGGTACCGGAACGGTGTACGCCAGCGATGCCTTCGGCCGCACCTCCAGCAGCGGCTGGGGCACGGCGGACGTCGGCGGTCCCTGGACGATCGGCGGAACGGCGAGCAACTTCACCGTGGGCAATGGCACGGCCTCGGCCAAGGTGACGGCGGCCGGTTCCGGACCGATCGCCAGCCTGGCTTCGGTCTCCGCGGCGGATGTCGACGTCACTGTCGACACCTCCATGGACAAGGCGGCGACCGGCACCGGTGGGGCCTACGTCAACCTGCTGGTTCGTCGTACGGCCACGGCCGACTACCGGATCAAGGAGCACTTCCTGGCCGGCGGCGGTCTGCAGCTGGTGATCACCAAGGTCGTGTCCGGCACCGAGACCATCCTGAAGAGCTACACGATCCCGGGGGCCAGCTACACCCCGGGCGACATGTACCGCTTCCACGCCACCGCGACGGGTGCCAACCCGACGACGCTGACCGCGACGCTCTTCAAGACGGGTACGACCGAACCGGCCACCCAGATCTCGGTCACGGACGGCACGTCGGGTCTGCAGGCAGCTGGCGGCTTCGGCATCCAGTCCTACCTGTCGGCCAGCTCCACCAACGCACCTGTGGTCTTCGGCTACGACAACCTGCGGGTTGTCGCGCCGGGGACCCCGGTGGGGACCAACAACCCGCCGACCGCGGCCTTCACGTCCGCGGCCAACGGGTTGACGGTGGGCTTCGACGCAGGCACGTCAACGGACTCGGACGGCACCATCGCCAGTTACGACTGGGACTTCGGTGACGGTACGACGCACGCAACGACCAAGGCCCCGTCGCACACCTACGCCAACGCCGGTACCTACTCGGTCAAGCTGACCGTGACCGACAACGGCGGTGCGACGAACTCCATCACCAAGTCCCTCACGGTGACCGCTCCGGCGGCCAACCAGCCTCCGGTCGCGGCGTTCACGTCCTCGACCAACGGTCTGGTTGCCAGCTTCGACGGCAGCACCTCCACCGACGACGGCACGATCACCGGTTACGACTGGAACTTCGGTGACAACACCGCCCACGGCACCGCGATCAACCCGTCGCACACCTACGCCAGTGCCGGGACCTACTCGGTGACCCTGACGGTGACCGACAACGGAAACCTGACGAACGCGATCACCAAGTCCGTCACGGTGACCGCGGCCGGTGCCCAGGTCTTCGCCTCCGACGCCTTCACCCGCACAGTCGCCAACGGCTGGGGTACGGCTGACCAGGGTGGTGCCTGGACGGTGGCTACGGCCTCGCTGTACAACGTCAACGGATCGGCCGCGACGATGGCGATGAAGACCGCCGGGTCGGGTCCGACCGCGTACCTGAACAGCGTTTCCCAGCAGGACGCCGTCCTCGCCGTCGATGCATCACTCGACAGCGCGGCGACCGGCGGCGGCACCTACGTCAACCTGGTGCTGCGCCACTCGGGCACGACCGATTACCGGGTCAAGGCCCGCTTCGTGGCCGGCGGCAGTGTTCAGATGCTCGTCACGAAGGTCGTGGCCGGCGTCGAGACCACACTGAAGTCGCTCACGGTGAGCGGGGTGACCTACACCGCCGGTGATGTGTACCGGATCAAGGCGACGGTCTCGGGCAACGGCACCACCACCCTGTCCGGCAAGATCTGGAAGGCGGGCACTGCTGAGCCTGCCCTCGCCCAGATCTCGACCACCGACACCGAGGCCAGCCTGCAGCGCGCCGGCTCGTTCGGCCTGCAGTCCTACCTGTCGGGTTCGGCCACCACCCTGCCGGTGACGGCGAAGTACGACAACCTTTCGGTGACCGCCCTGCAGTAA
- a CDS encoding glycosyltransferase, with protein MSEPGLDGGAPSVDRTQRLAIVVVNYGAHALLAANLAGMPFDRASTDVVVVDNFVSADERAAAQDLARTHGWLLVAQDGNPGFGAGVNAGIAAATARCAAFLILNPDARIEADVAAALHREVLDAPLTMVSPQVQTAAGAVEYNGSSFNLADGRIRSLLPRDAATPDRVRLDAAGGVVEPGWQGWLPGACLMLHEQLLERAGGFDESLFLYWEDVELSYRVEAAGGRLLLRRDLVAVHDEGGTQQRSGRAKSGLYYRYNCRNRLAFAAGALPRREVARWLVRTPAVSWEILLRGGRRQLVHSPRPLLAAVRGSLSGARLALRTVLTGYRPVPASTKRPAVLIAHPGAELYGSDRVMLETVSALTDSGCAVTVALPSAGPLVAEIEQRGGQVVQCRMPVVRKSALRPRGFLALLADAVIGLIPAVRLIRRHGRAAVYVSTITVPSWLILGRLLGRRVVCHVHEAERSAPRPVRMLLAAPALAASRLVVNSQFSLDVLVSAIPRLAGRSVVVYNGVIGPQQLVPAREDLLGGPRLLFIGRLSPRKGPQVALAALAELARRGHEAHLVLLGSVFRGYEWFETDLRTTVQTQGLSDRVRFAGFEQDVWPLIADSDIVLVPSVADEPFGNTAVEAVLAARPLLVSATSGLMEAAAGYTSARALDPAAPASWADAVEAMVADWSALRGAALADAAVAEERHSLKRYRDELNRVLLADDQTWQSGRQT; from the coding sequence ATGTCCGAGCCCGGTCTGGACGGCGGAGCGCCTTCCGTCGACAGAACCCAGCGGCTGGCGATCGTGGTGGTCAACTACGGCGCACACGCGCTTCTGGCGGCCAACCTGGCCGGCATGCCCTTCGACCGAGCGAGCACCGACGTCGTGGTCGTCGACAACTTCGTCTCCGCCGACGAACGCGCGGCGGCGCAGGACTTGGCCCGGACGCACGGTTGGCTGCTGGTGGCCCAGGACGGCAACCCGGGTTTCGGCGCCGGTGTCAACGCCGGGATCGCGGCGGCCACCGCCCGGTGCGCGGCGTTCCTCATCCTCAATCCCGACGCCCGGATCGAGGCGGATGTCGCGGCCGCGCTGCACCGCGAGGTCCTGGATGCTCCGCTGACCATGGTCAGCCCGCAGGTTCAGACCGCGGCCGGTGCGGTCGAGTACAACGGATCGAGCTTCAACCTGGCCGACGGACGGATTCGCAGCCTGCTGCCCCGCGACGCCGCGACGCCGGACCGGGTCCGGCTCGACGCGGCCGGGGGTGTGGTCGAGCCCGGTTGGCAGGGCTGGCTGCCCGGGGCCTGCCTGATGCTGCACGAACAACTCCTCGAGCGCGCCGGCGGCTTCGACGAGTCCCTCTTCCTGTACTGGGAGGATGTCGAACTGAGCTACCGGGTCGAGGCGGCCGGCGGTCGTCTCCTGCTGCGCCGCGACCTGGTCGCCGTCCACGACGAAGGCGGTACCCAGCAGCGCTCCGGCCGAGCCAAGTCCGGCCTGTACTACCGCTACAACTGCCGAAACCGGCTGGCCTTCGCCGCCGGCGCACTGCCCCGCCGCGAGGTCGCGCGCTGGCTGGTGCGCACGCCCGCGGTCAGCTGGGAGATCCTGCTGCGTGGCGGCCGCCGGCAGCTGGTGCACTCGCCGCGTCCCCTGCTGGCCGCTGTCCGAGGATCGCTGTCGGGAGCACGGCTCGCCCTGCGGACCGTCCTGACCGGCTACCGACCCGTCCCGGCGTCCACGAAGCGCCCGGCGGTCTTGATCGCCCACCCCGGAGCGGAGCTCTACGGTTCTGACCGGGTCATGCTCGAGACGGTCAGTGCCCTGACCGATTCCGGTTGTGCGGTCACGGTCGCGCTGCCGTCCGCCGGCCCGCTCGTGGCCGAGATCGAGCAGCGCGGCGGTCAGGTGGTCCAGTGCCGGATGCCGGTCGTCCGAAAGTCCGCGCTGCGCCCGCGGGGTTTTCTCGCCTTGCTGGCCGACGCGGTCATCGGTCTGATCCCGGCGGTTCGTCTCATTCGCCGCCACGGCCGCGCGGCGGTCTATGTCAGCACCATCACGGTTCCGTCCTGGCTCATCCTGGGCCGGTTGCTGGGTCGCCGAGTCGTCTGCCACGTCCACGAAGCCGAGCGTTCAGCGCCTCGGCCGGTCCGGATGCTGCTCGCAGCGCCCGCGCTGGCCGCGTCCCGGCTGGTGGTAAACAGCCAGTTCAGTCTGGATGTGCTGGTCTCGGCAATCCCGCGGCTGGCCGGTCGCTCGGTGGTCGTCTACAACGGCGTCATCGGCCCGCAGCAGCTCGTGCCGGCCCGTGAGGACCTGCTCGGTGGCCCGAGGCTGTTGTTCATCGGGCGGCTCTCGCCACGCAAGGGACCGCAGGTGGCGCTGGCGGCTCTGGCTGAGCTGGCCCGCCGCGGGCATGAGGCGCACCTGGTGTTGCTCGGCTCGGTCTTTCGTGGCTACGAGTGGTTCGAGACCGACTTGCGGACGACCGTGCAGACCCAGGGTCTGAGCGATCGGGTCCGATTCGCAGGCTTCGAGCAGGACGTCTGGCCGCTGATCGCCGACTCCGACATCGTGCTGGTGCCCTCCGTGGCCGACGAGCCCTTCGGCAACACCGCGGTCGAAGCGGTGCTAGCGGCCCGTCCGCTGCTCGTCAGCGCGACCAGCGGGCTGATGGAGGCGGCGGCCGGCTATACCTCCGCGCGCGCCCTGGACCCCGCTGCGCCGGCGAGTTGGGCCGACGCCGTGGAGGCGATGGTCGCGGACTGGTCCGCATTGCGCGGGGCCGCCCTGGCCGACGCGGCCGTGGCCGAGGAACGGCATTCGCTCAAGCGCTACCGGGACGAGCTCAACCGCGTCCTGCTCGCCGACGACCAGACCTGGCAGAGCGGGCGGCAGACGTGA
- a CDS encoding glycosyltransferase family 2 protein, with product MSELVPERLTIAVLTYRREQDIAEALPLLLAQAEDVSHDPDLGVIAQVLVVDNDPLASAREAVGEFASHRLRYVCEPLPGIANARNRALAEAADARFLVFIDDDERPHEHWLARLLKTRAEAGAAVVAGAVESEFDAPLPPWIAAGDFFRRRRLPTGTAIHVAATNNLLLDLDVVRAAGLDFDVDFGLSGGEDTLFTRTLAARGERMVWCNEALVTDRVPVERLTRHWVLARAFSSGNSVTRVALRLAEGPRQRWQARLRGLGLGLPRTVAGIAQAGLGYALRSPRHQARGLRTAARGAGMVMGSVGHVYQEYRREDGSPRETGHGKRTTAA from the coding sequence GTGAGCGAGCTCGTGCCCGAGCGGCTGACCATCGCGGTGCTGACCTACCGCCGCGAGCAGGACATCGCCGAGGCCTTGCCGCTGCTGCTGGCTCAGGCCGAGGACGTCAGCCACGACCCGGACCTCGGTGTGATCGCCCAGGTGCTCGTCGTCGACAACGATCCGCTGGCCAGCGCACGAGAGGCCGTCGGCGAGTTCGCTTCGCACCGACTCCGTTACGTCTGCGAGCCGCTGCCGGGTATCGCCAACGCTCGCAACCGGGCCCTGGCCGAAGCCGCCGATGCGCGGTTCCTGGTCTTCATCGACGATGACGAACGCCCGCACGAGCACTGGCTGGCCCGGTTGCTGAAGACGCGTGCCGAGGCCGGTGCGGCGGTCGTCGCCGGGGCCGTCGAGTCGGAGTTCGACGCACCGCTGCCGCCGTGGATCGCCGCGGGCGACTTCTTCCGCCGCCGCCGACTTCCCACCGGCACTGCCATCCACGTCGCGGCGACCAACAACCTCCTGCTCGACCTGGATGTGGTGCGCGCCGCCGGGCTGGACTTCGACGTCGATTTCGGGCTGAGCGGGGGCGAGGACACGCTGTTCACGCGCACGCTCGCCGCACGCGGTGAGCGCATGGTGTGGTGCAACGAGGCTCTCGTGACCGACCGGGTCCCCGTGGAACGGTTGACGCGTCATTGGGTGCTGGCGCGCGCGTTCAGTAGTGGGAACTCGGTGACCCGGGTCGCGCTGCGCCTGGCCGAGGGCCCTCGGCAACGCTGGCAGGCTCGGCTGCGGGGTCTGGGGCTCGGTTTGCCGCGGACCGTCGCCGGTATCGCGCAGGCCGGTCTCGGCTACGCGTTGCGCTCGCCGCGCCACCAGGCCCGCGGGCTCAGAACGGCAGCGCGTGGCGCGGGCATGGTCATGGGCAGCGTCGGGCATGTTTATCAGGAATACCGGCGCGAGGACGGCTCTCCGCGGGAAACGGGACACGGGAAGAGGACGACCGCGGCATGA